AATCAATTAAACGTGCCTTTGATTTATCAACCTCTCGTTACATAGCCTTTGCAGAAAGAGGTAAGCCCAACGATAAACATTTGTATGAAGTTTTTTTAAGAGAGGCACGCCTCACCGCTTTACTTGAGCATCCAAATATTATTTCAATTCACGATGTGGGACTTAATGATTTGGGGCAACCTTATTTTACCATGGATCTTAAAGAAGGGGACTCATTGGGGGAAATCTTTAAAAACTTAAATACCAAAGACGAGGAGTATTTAGAGACTTATTCATTGCATGAACTCCTTATGATTTTTGTCAAAATATGTGAAGCTATCTCCTATGCCCATTCTAAAAATATTATCCACCTAGACCTTAAACCGGACAATATTCAGGTGGGGCATTTTGGTGAAGTTCTCGTTTGTGACTGGGGACTAGGCAAAATATTAAATAATACAGAAATAGTAGGTGTTGAAGAAACATTATTAGAAGTTGACTTATTAAATCATATAAGTTCTAAAAATAAAGTAGTTGGCACACCTGGTTATATGTCTCCTGAGCAAATTAATCTGAATGGAGACATATAACCAGGTGTATTCGATATTAA
This region of Lentisphaera araneosa HTCC2155 genomic DNA includes:
- a CDS encoding protein kinase domain-containing protein codes for the protein SIKRAFDLSTSRYIAFAERGKPNDKHLYEVFLREARLTALLEHPNIISIHDVGLNDLGQPYFTMDLKEGDSLGEIFKNLNTKDEEYLETYSLHELLMIFVKICEAISYAHSKNIIHLDLKPDNIQVGHFGEVLVCDWGLGKILNNTEIVGVEETLLEVDLLNHISSKNKVVGTPGYMSPEQINLNGDI